Proteins found in one Erythrobacter sp. KY5 genomic segment:
- a CDS encoding DUF411 domain-containing protein, translated as MMRNRIATLFAPLALLACTSSAAASVIDVAKTPWCGCCAVWVERMEAAGFTLDVRNVEDLNPIADEAGVPRNLRGCHTAMVEGYVIEGHVPAEDIKRLLEERPDAVGLSVPGMPVGSPGMEQGSRVDRYQVVLIMADGRHRVWSTHGPSQS; from the coding sequence ATGATGAGAAACCGTATCGCGACCCTGTTCGCGCCGCTCGCGCTGCTCGCCTGCACTTCATCGGCAGCGGCATCCGTCATCGACGTGGCCAAGACCCCGTGGTGCGGGTGCTGCGCTGTGTGGGTCGAACGAATGGAAGCCGCCGGCTTCACGCTCGATGTGCGCAATGTCGAGGATTTGAACCCGATTGCCGATGAGGCTGGCGTGCCCCGCAACCTGCGCGGTTGCCACACCGCCATGGTCGAAGGCTACGTGATCGAAGGACATGTTCCCGCAGAGGACATCAAGCGCCTGCTTGAAGAGCGGCCCGACGCGGTCGGCCTCAGCGTTCCGGGAATGCCGGTAGGTTCGCCGGGAATGGAGCAGGGCAGCCGGGTCGACCGGTATCAGGTCGTGCTGATCATGGCCGATGGGCGCCACCGCGTGTGGTCGACCCACGGCCCTTCGCAATCCTGA
- a CDS encoding long-chain fatty acid--CoA ligase has protein sequence MQTQNLGAMQDWSMRITSVIDHAAREAGAREIVTRWADGSETRTDWAGIRSDALKMAQALKALGIKPGERVASLAMNHSRHLVSWYGVAGMGGVLHTVNPRLFEDQLEYIVTHAEDRVLLYDAAFQPIVDAMKDRWPTIEHYICYDSGEHTTSFEDWIGEQDGDTQWFAGDERDPCMICYTSGTTGNPKGVQYEHRSTIMHAISGLQPAAFNFSSASVMLPVVPMFHAASWGLPYAGAMAGIKFVFSAVNDPAVLHEMMIKEGVTDSAGVPTVWLAHFQYCDKEGLDLPPLKAATIGGSAAPKFMIKRLLENGTRVQHAWGMTETSPIGTVGGPTWDWDTLTLDEKVDKCAMQGRPVFGVELRTVDLDDMATELPRDGLTSGALQIRGPWIIKRYFKAEQDAVNNEGWFDTGDVGILHPDGTLQLTDRTKDVIKSGGEWISSVELENAAVGHPAVAEAACVGMFHPKWDERPVLFVIRNEGAECSADDIIEHLKPLVAKWWLPDAVEFVDDIPHTATGKISKKDLRDRFSDYKLEA, from the coding sequence ATGCAGACGCAGAACCTGGGTGCAATGCAGGACTGGAGCATGCGGATCACGTCAGTGATCGACCATGCCGCACGCGAAGCCGGAGCGCGCGAGATCGTAACGCGCTGGGCCGATGGCAGCGAAACGCGCACCGATTGGGCAGGCATTCGCAGCGATGCGTTGAAGATGGCACAGGCTTTGAAGGCTCTGGGCATCAAACCGGGCGAGCGCGTTGCAAGTCTAGCGATGAACCATTCGCGTCACCTGGTTAGCTGGTACGGCGTCGCTGGCATGGGCGGGGTGCTTCACACGGTGAACCCGCGCCTGTTTGAAGACCAGCTCGAATATATCGTCACCCACGCCGAAGACCGCGTGCTGCTGTACGATGCGGCGTTCCAACCGATTGTCGATGCGATGAAGGATCGCTGGCCCACCATCGAGCATTACATCTGCTACGATTCCGGCGAGCACACGACCAGTTTCGAAGACTGGATCGGCGAACAGGACGGCGACACGCAATGGTTCGCCGGTGACGAGCGCGATCCGTGCATGATCTGCTACACCAGCGGCACGACCGGGAACCCGAAAGGCGTCCAGTACGAGCACCGTTCAACCATCATGCACGCGATCAGCGGGCTTCAGCCTGCCGCTTTCAACTTTTCGAGCGCGTCGGTGATGCTCCCGGTCGTGCCGATGTTCCACGCGGCTAGCTGGGGGCTGCCCTATGCCGGCGCGATGGCGGGGATCAAGTTCGTCTTTTCCGCCGTGAACGACCCGGCAGTCCTGCATGAAATGATGATCAAGGAAGGCGTCACCGACAGCGCCGGTGTCCCGACCGTCTGGCTCGCTCACTTCCAGTATTGCGACAAGGAAGGCCTCGACCTGCCGCCACTGAAAGCGGCAACGATCGGCGGCTCTGCTGCGCCCAAATTCATGATCAAGCGCCTGCTCGAAAACGGAACGCGCGTACAGCATGCCTGGGGGATGACCGAAACCAGCCCCATCGGAACGGTTGGCGGTCCGACGTGGGACTGGGACACGCTCACGCTGGACGAGAAGGTCGACAAATGCGCGATGCAGGGTCGCCCGGTGTTCGGTGTCGAACTGCGCACGGTGGACCTCGACGATATGGCGACAGAACTGCCGCGTGATGGTTTGACGAGCGGCGCGCTCCAGATCCGGGGACCATGGATCATCAAGCGATACTTCAAAGCGGAACAGGACGCCGTGAACAACGAAGGCTGGTTCGACACCGGCGATGTGGGCATCCTGCATCCCGATGGCACGCTCCAACTCACCGACCGGACCAAGGACGTGATCAAGTCGGGCGGCGAATGGATCAGCTCGGTCGAGCTTGAGAACGCAGCCGTCGGCCACCCCGCTGTCGCAGAGGCGGCCTGTGTCGGCATGTTCCACCCCAAATGGGACGAACGCCCGGTGCTGTTCGTTATCAGGAACGAAGGGGCCGAATGCAGCGCCGACGATATCATCGAGCATCTGAAGCCGCTGGTCGCGAAGTGGTGGCTGCCCGATGCGGTCGAATTCGTCGACGACATACCGCACACCGCGACCGGCAAGATATCGAAGAAGGATCTGCGCGACCGGTTCTCGGACTACAAGCTGGAGGCGTAA
- a CDS encoding DUF1330 domain-containing protein has protein sequence MAKSYIDPSPANFQAFKDLPRDEPIHMLNLLRFRDLAEYPEGHEYHGNGWTGRRAYEEYGKTSGPIFSRVGGKIVWRGAFQTMVTGPEPDEKVWHDGFVAQYPNAGAFFEMIKDADYQKAVVNRTAALLDSRLMRFKPGEVGGGFG, from the coding sequence ATGGCGAAAAGCTACATCGACCCGTCGCCTGCCAATTTTCAGGCATTCAAGGACCTGCCGCGTGATGAGCCGATCCACATGCTCAACTTGCTGCGATTCCGTGACCTCGCTGAATATCCGGAAGGCCACGAATATCACGGCAATGGCTGGACCGGCAGGCGTGCTTACGAGGAATACGGCAAGACTTCAGGCCCGATTTTCAGCCGCGTGGGCGGCAAGATTGTCTGGCGCGGCGCGTTTCAGACGATGGTGACGGGGCCGGAGCCTGACGAGAAAGTCTGGCACGACGGCTTCGTCGCGCAATACCCCAATGCGGGCGCCTTCTTCGAAATGATCAAGGACGCCGATTATCAGAAGGCCGTGGTGAACCGCACCGCCGCGCTGCTCGATAGCCGCCTGATGCGTTTCAAACCGGGCGAAGTCGGCGGAGGGTTTGGTTAG
- a CDS encoding OmpA family protein: MTRTALLLATTAAIIAAPAQAREGQAYVGLEAGINDGNQIDIDLADTDPQTNAAFADPNLGFDADVIFGYDFGAFRLEAEGSYKNNGIDDVTLLNPTFTAGGQTAPVSFVSSSADINILSGMVNALIEFGDDDGIQVYAGGGAGIARVDLSIEPADLGSLIDDSASDFAYQAIAGFRVAVNDRMDVGLKYRFFVVDEFELDASNGNPIEVDYQSHSVLASLIWNLGGQAAPPPPPPPPPPPPPAPPPPPPPPPPPPPPPAPACNTGPYIVFFDFDESAITADAATILDNAVTAYANCGTARVMLAGHTDRSGSVTYNMALAERRNMSVMEYMTARGVPSGRIASEAFGESQPRVPTADGVRELQNRRVEVTYGPGSGM, translated from the coding sequence ATGACAAGAACAGCACTTTTGCTCGCCACCACCGCGGCGATTATCGCCGCACCTGCGCAAGCGCGCGAAGGACAGGCCTATGTCGGTCTGGAAGCGGGTATTAATGACGGCAACCAGATCGACATCGATCTTGCAGACACCGATCCCCAGACCAACGCCGCGTTTGCCGATCCGAACCTCGGCTTCGATGCCGATGTGATCTTCGGCTACGATTTCGGCGCCTTCCGGCTTGAGGCCGAGGGTTCTTACAAGAACAACGGCATCGACGATGTCACCTTGCTCAATCCGACCTTCACTGCGGGCGGCCAGACGGCCCCGGTCAGCTTTGTCAGCTCGTCGGCGGACATCAACATCCTGAGCGGCATGGTGAATGCGCTCATCGAGTTTGGCGATGACGACGGTATTCAGGTCTATGCGGGCGGTGGTGCCGGGATCGCGCGGGTCGACCTGTCGATCGAGCCTGCAGATCTCGGCAGCCTGATCGACGATTCTGCGAGCGACTTCGCGTATCAGGCAATCGCGGGCTTCCGCGTTGCCGTGAACGACCGGATGGACGTCGGCCTCAAGTATCGCTTTTTCGTTGTCGATGAATTCGAACTCGACGCCTCCAACGGAAACCCGATCGAAGTCGACTATCAATCGCACTCTGTCTTGGCGAGCCTGATCTGGAACCTTGGCGGGCAGGCCGCACCTCCGCCTCCACCACCGCCGCCTCCGCCCCCGCCGCCGGCACCACCTCCTCCTCCGCCGCCACCGCCTCCTCCGCCACCGCCGCCTGCTCCGGCGTGCAATACGGGGCCCTACATCGTGTTCTTCGACTTTGATGAGAGCGCGATCACGGCGGATGCTGCGACGATCCTCGACAATGCGGTCACCGCTTATGCAAATTGCGGTACGGCGCGCGTCATGCTGGCCGGTCACACCGACCGTTCGGGCAGCGTCACCTACAACATGGCTCTGGCTGAGCGTCGCAACATGAGCGTCATGGAATACATGACCGCACGCGGCGTGCCTTCGGGCCGCATCGCAAGCGAAGCCTTCGGCGAATCGCAGCCGCGCGTTCCCACCGCAGACGGTGTGCGCGAACTGCAGAACCGCCGCGTCGAAGTCACTTACGGCCCGGGT